Proteins encoded within one genomic window of Solibaculum mannosilyticum:
- the ftsX gene encoding permease-like cell division protein FtsX, whose protein sequence is MKASNFRYLIKEGFRSVWVNRNMALASVGVLTACLLLLGSVLLCVLNIDEAFQWLEKQNIAMVYVQDSASEQQTTQLGEDISKMDNIESCIFVSKEEGLDKQLEAFGDDAELLESLKDDNPLPDAYQVSVKDLSLYDQTIDEIKSMSGVESVASNRDEAETMTHVRNVVSNVGGWVIGILVIVSLFIIANTVKITMFVRRLEISIMKSVGATNAFITIPFLVQGMFLGLFSAALASGIIWYLYYLAAGAVEGIMPTLSVIPFSQVALPIILIFVGAGVLTGTIGSAISIRRHLKHDARGIYDVI, encoded by the coding sequence ATGAAAGCCAGTAATTTTCGATACTTAATCAAGGAAGGTTTCCGCAGTGTATGGGTCAATCGGAATATGGCCCTGGCGTCGGTGGGCGTACTCACCGCCTGCCTTTTGCTGTTAGGAAGCGTCCTCCTGTGTGTTCTCAACATAGACGAAGCCTTTCAGTGGCTGGAAAAACAGAATATTGCGATGGTATATGTCCAAGACAGCGCCTCCGAGCAACAAACGACACAATTGGGGGAGGATATTTCCAAAATGGACAATATCGAGTCATGCATCTTTGTCTCCAAGGAGGAAGGGCTGGACAAGCAACTGGAGGCTTTTGGCGATGACGCGGAACTTTTGGAAAGTCTCAAAGACGACAATCCCCTTCCCGACGCTTATCAGGTTTCGGTGAAGGATCTCTCCCTTTACGATCAGACGATCGATGAAATTAAGAGCATGTCCGGGGTGGAGAGTGTTGCCAGCAACCGGGATGAGGCGGAAACCATGACCCATGTGCGCAATGTGGTTTCCAACGTCGGGGGTTGGGTAATCGGCATCCTGGTGATTGTTTCGCTCTTTATTATCGCCAACACTGTAAAAATTACCATGTTCGTCCGCCGGCTGGAAATCAGCATCATGAAATCGGTGGGCGCTACCAATGCTTTCATTACCATTCCCTTCTTAGTACAGGGTATGTTCTTGGGCCTCTTCTCGGCCGCCTTGGCTTCGGGGATTATATGGTATCTCTATTATTTGGCTGCCGGAGCGGTGGAGGGCATTATGCCAACTTTGTCCGTAATCCCGTTTAGCCAGGTCGCTCTCCCTATCATCCTCATTTTTGTGGGAGCCGGCGTCCTGACTGGCACCATCGGCAGCGCTATTTCCATCCGTCGTCACTTGAAACACGATGCAAGGGGGATCTATGATGTCATTTAA
- the ftsE gene encoding cell division ATP-binding protein FtsE, with protein MIELKGVSKTYDNGTVALKDINLTIQKGEFVFIVGASGAGKSTFLKLIIREEVPNAGEITVNGFKLSSMKKKNVPYFRRTMGIVFQDFRLIPKMTVFDNVAFAMRVTGATTRQIRKRVPYVLSQVGLTDKAHCLPKELSGGEQQRVGLARALVNNPDLLVADEPTGNIDPQLSFEIIELLNEINRKGTTILMVTHERELANWFDRRTIEIRDGSIVSDSGRSVSNESQ; from the coding sequence ATGATTGAATTGAAAGGTGTTTCCAAAACGTATGACAACGGCACCGTGGCTTTAAAGGACATCAATCTCACCATCCAAAAAGGTGAGTTCGTTTTTATCGTGGGCGCTTCCGGCGCCGGCAAAAGTACTTTCTTAAAATTGATCATCCGGGAGGAGGTCCCCAATGCCGGTGAGATCACCGTCAATGGGTTCAAGCTCTCCTCCATGAAAAAGAAAAATGTTCCCTATTTCAGGCGTACCATGGGCATTGTGTTCCAGGACTTCCGCCTGATTCCTAAAATGACGGTATTTGACAACGTGGCTTTCGCTATGCGGGTGACAGGGGCCACCACCCGGCAGATCCGCAAACGGGTCCCCTATGTGCTCAGCCAGGTAGGGCTCACCGATAAGGCCCACTGCCTGCCCAAGGAATTGTCGGGCGGCGAACAACAGCGCGTAGGCCTGGCCCGGGCGTTGGTCAACAACCCCGATCTCCTGGTGGCCGACGAGCCCACCGGCAACATCGATCCGCAGCTCTCTTTTGAAATCATCGAGCTGCTCAACGAGATCAACCGAAAGGGTACCACCATCCTGATGGTCACCCATGAGCGGGAGTTGGCCAACTGGTTTGACCGGCGCACCATTGAAATTCGAGACGGCTCCATCGTCTCCGATTCAGGAAGGAGCGTGTCGAATGAAAGCCAGTAA
- a CDS encoding S41 family peptidase: MSKRIPLGLTIALVLLTAAISISVTMAVSLKQFNGKLDVGNQAAISLKLSEIDSKIRSEYMGAIDEANLQDHIAAGYIAGIGDRYASYYSVEETKDKLNSLAGSEVGLGLKVTQTSDGSVIVFDVMADAPAQKAGLQEGDVITEVEGQSVTGMTLYQVRDLLIGAVGTTANFTVARGEETIPFSILRENYTNVSVSYSVMDGIGYVSVDEFNESTDEQFIAAMEDLQGQGVSAVVFDMRNNLGGTLDSVAKSLDYLLPEGPIVYKTAKNSSREVLYSSDAEEVELPMMVLVNGQTASAAELFACALRDYGKAQLVGTLTYGKGCMQNFEQLSDGSGINFTVANFDPPKSENFDGKGLIPDFEVTLTDEQTENFYLLAQEDDPQLQKALSLLRESLSATSEESSPSSEEPSAE; encoded by the coding sequence ATGAGCAAACGAATTCCCCTGGGTCTCACCATTGCCCTCGTTCTTTTGACCGCAGCCATCAGCATCTCGGTGACAATGGCTGTCTCCCTGAAGCAATTTAATGGTAAACTAGATGTGGGCAATCAGGCGGCCATTTCTTTAAAACTCAGCGAGATTGATTCTAAAATCCGCAGCGAATATATGGGGGCCATCGATGAAGCAAATCTTCAGGACCACATCGCAGCGGGTTATATCGCTGGGATCGGCGATCGCTATGCCAGCTACTACAGTGTGGAAGAAACCAAGGATAAACTGAATTCCCTAGCCGGCAGTGAGGTCGGTTTGGGCCTCAAAGTCACCCAGACTTCAGACGGCTCGGTCATCGTCTTCGATGTGATGGCCGACGCCCCTGCGCAAAAAGCCGGTCTCCAGGAGGGCGACGTCATCACGGAGGTGGAAGGTCAATCGGTTACCGGAATGACTCTCTATCAAGTCCGGGATCTCCTAATCGGCGCGGTGGGAACCACTGCCAATTTTACCGTTGCCAGAGGAGAAGAGACCATTCCCTTTTCCATCCTGAGGGAGAATTACACCAATGTGTCGGTGTCTTATTCGGTGATGGACGGCATCGGTTACGTATCTGTGGATGAATTCAACGAATCCACTGACGAACAGTTTATCGCCGCCATGGAGGATCTCCAAGGACAAGGGGTTTCCGCCGTCGTATTTGATATGCGCAATAATTTAGGCGGTACTTTGGATTCTGTTGCCAAGTCCCTGGATTATCTGCTTCCGGAAGGCCCTATTGTCTATAAGACTGCCAAAAACAGTTCCCGGGAAGTCCTTTACTCCTCCGATGCAGAGGAGGTCGAGCTTCCCATGATGGTCCTGGTCAACGGCCAGACGGCTTCGGCTGCTGAATTATTTGCCTGTGCCCTGCGGGATTACGGGAAAGCCCAATTGGTGGGCACCTTGACCTACGGCAAGGGCTGCATGCAAAACTTCGAGCAGCTCAGCGACGGTTCGGGCATCAATTTTACAGTGGCCAACTTTGACCCTCCCAAATCGGAGAACTTCGATGGAAAAGGCCTTATTCCCGATTTTGAAGTCACTCTGACCGATGAACAAACGGAGAACTTCTATCTGTTGGCCCAAGAGGACGATCCTCAGCTGCAAAAAGCTCTTTCCCTTTTAAGAGAAAGTTTGTCTGCCACGTCGGAAGAGTCATCGCCCTCCAGCGAGGAACCTTCAGCTGAGTAA
- the lysS gene encoding lysine--tRNA ligase has translation MSQPPVNENSAENLNELLQIRRDKLAALQQEGNDPFTITTATQTHHAAEIVERFEELENTDCTIAGRIMTWRDMGKANFIDIHDATGRIQVYVRMNDIGEEAFAAFKKWDIGDIVEVTGFIFRTRRGEISVHAKGIRLLSKSLLPLPDKFHGLKDTDVRYRQRYIDLIVNPEVKDTFLKRSRIITSIRRYLDENCFTEVETPILNLIAGGATARPFITHHNTLDLDMYLRIAPELYLKRLIVGGMERVYELGRNFRNEGMDVRHNPEFTMVELYEAFTDYNGMMKRAEEMIAAAAVEATGSTKVTYQGEEIDLTPPFRRLSMLDAVKQYAGIDFDSFRGDDQKALEAVKALGIEEVKDDMTWGDLLNLAFEEKVEEQLVQPTFIIDYPVEISPLTKRKPSAPHLTERFELFITRREFANAYSELNDPIDQRARLVRQAAMREKGDDEAQMLDEDFLMALEYGMPPTGGLGMGIDRLVMLLTDSSSIRDVLLFPTMKPKTVSEETEAEE, from the coding sequence ATGAGTCAACCGCCCGTCAATGAGAACAGTGCGGAAAATCTAAACGAACTGCTGCAAATCCGCCGGGATAAGCTGGCCGCTCTCCAACAGGAGGGCAATGATCCCTTTACCATCACCACCGCCACCCAGACCCATCATGCCGCCGAAATCGTGGAGCGGTTTGAGGAGCTGGAAAACACCGACTGCACCATCGCCGGACGCATTATGACCTGGCGGGATATGGGCAAGGCAAACTTTATCGATATCCACGACGCCACCGGGCGCATCCAGGTGTACGTCCGCATGAACGACATCGGCGAGGAGGCCTTCGCCGCCTTCAAAAAGTGGGATATCGGCGATATTGTGGAGGTCACCGGCTTTATCTTCCGCACCCGCCGGGGTGAAATTTCCGTCCACGCCAAGGGCATCCGCCTGCTCTCCAAGTCGCTGCTGCCTTTGCCGGACAAGTTCCACGGCCTCAAGGATACCGACGTCCGTTACCGCCAGCGCTACATCGATCTGATTGTCAATCCCGAGGTCAAGGACACCTTCCTCAAGCGCAGCAGGATCATCACCTCCATCCGCCGCTATCTGGATGAAAATTGCTTCACTGAAGTGGAGACCCCTATTTTGAATCTCATCGCCGGCGGCGCTACCGCCCGTCCCTTCATCACCCATCACAACACCCTGGATCTGGACATGTACCTGCGCATCGCGCCGGAACTGTACCTCAAGCGTCTCATTGTAGGCGGTATGGAGCGGGTGTATGAACTGGGCCGCAACTTCCGCAACGAGGGTATGGACGTGCGCCACAACCCGGAATTTACCATGGTGGAGCTGTACGAGGCCTTCACCGATTACAACGGCATGATGAAGCGTGCCGAGGAGATGATCGCCGCCGCTGCCGTGGAAGCCACCGGTTCCACCAAAGTGACCTACCAGGGCGAAGAAATCGATCTCACCCCTCCCTTCCGCCGCCTGAGCATGCTGGACGCTGTCAAGCAGTACGCCGGCATCGATTTCGACTCCTTCCGCGGCGACGATCAGAAGGCGTTGGAAGCTGTCAAGGCGCTTGGGATTGAAGAGGTCAAGGACGACATGACCTGGGGCGATCTGCTCAATCTGGCCTTTGAGGAAAAGGTGGAGGAACAGCTGGTACAGCCCACCTTTATCATCGATTATCCGGTGGAGATCTCTCCCCTGACCAAGCGCAAGCCGTCGGCACCCCATCTGACCGAACGATTTGAGCTGTTTATCACCCGCCGTGAATTTGCCAACGCCTATTCCGAGCTCAACGATCCCATCGATCAGCGGGCACGTCTGGTGCGTCAGGCCGCCATGCGCGAGAAGGGCGATGACGAGGCCCAGATGCTGGATGAGGATTTCCTCATGGCTTTGGAATACGGCATGCCTCCCACAGGCGGCCTGGGTATGGGCATCGACCGTCTGGTCATGCTGCTGACCGATTCCTCCTCTATCCGCGACGTCTTGCTCTTCCCGACCATGAAGCCCAAGACAGTGTCGGAAGAAACTGAGGCGGAAGAATAA
- a CDS encoding nucleotidyltransferase domain-containing protein, producing the protein MPIDIRMWMYEFTKLANQTFGPRIRLIGLQGSYARREASENSDIDVVLILDTLSLSDLERYRAMLDRLPHRQLVCGFVSGAKELSLWEPSDRFQFYFDTEPLQGRLEDLFPPASKEDARCAVWSGACSIYHGVCHNFVHERSVNVLEALYKSARFVLQAKLFYETNTYYVHKYGLARVLSPQDLDILNGSDKVRKLPDSQDPGFSTLSDALMQWSGHLIKQFYRSSRR; encoded by the coding sequence ATGCCCATCGACATCAGAATGTGGATGTACGAGTTTACCAAGCTTGCAAACCAGACCTTTGGCCCGCGGATCCGCTTGATCGGTCTACAAGGGAGTTACGCCCGCAGGGAGGCCTCCGAAAACAGCGACATCGACGTGGTTCTGATTCTGGACACCCTCTCCTTATCCGACTTAGAACGGTACCGGGCCATGCTTGACCGTCTCCCTCACCGTCAGCTGGTGTGCGGATTTGTATCGGGAGCAAAGGAGCTCTCCCTGTGGGAACCTTCCGACCGGTTCCAATTTTATTTTGATACCGAACCTCTTCAGGGGAGGTTAGAAGATCTATTCCCCCCTGCCAGTAAGGAGGATGCCCGCTGTGCCGTATGGTCGGGAGCCTGTAGTATTTATCATGGAGTTTGTCATAATTTTGTCCATGAGCGCAGTGTAAACGTCCTGGAGGCCCTGTATAAGTCGGCCCGTTTTGTGTTGCAGGCTAAGCTCTTTTATGAAACCAACACCTACTACGTCCATAAATACGGTCTGGCTCGGGTGCTCTCTCCACAGGACCTGGATATCCTGAACGGTTCCGATAAAGTCCGGAAACTGCCCGATTCCCAAGACCCGGGATTTTCTACCCTTTCCGATGCTCTTATGCAGTGGTCGGGCCATCTGATTAAGCAATTTTATCGTTCTTCCCGCAGGTAA
- the greA gene encoding transcription elongation factor GreA, whose product MAKQVLLTDEGLRKLEAELEELKTVKRKEIADKIEVARSFGDLSENSEYDEAKNDQAIVEARIAELEAMLRNVKVLDEDELSTEMIHVGSKVKLYDREFEEEVEYQIVGSTEADPSKGRISDECPVGKGLLGHRVGESVEIEVPDGVVTFDVLEISK is encoded by the coding sequence ATGGCCAAGCAGGTTCTCCTGACCGACGAAGGTCTTAGAAAGCTGGAGGCTGAGCTGGAAGAGCTCAAAACAGTAAAACGAAAAGAGATTGCCGATAAAATCGAAGTCGCCCGCTCCTTCGGCGACCTTTCGGAAAACAGTGAATACGATGAGGCCAAAAACGATCAGGCCATCGTAGAAGCCCGCATCGCCGAATTGGAAGCCATGCTGCGCAATGTCAAGGTGCTGGATGAGGACGAATTGAGCACCGAGATGATCCACGTCGGCTCCAAAGTCAAACTCTATGACCGGGAGTTTGAGGAAGAAGTGGAGTACCAGATCGTCGGCTCCACCGAAGCCGATCCCTCCAAAGGCCGTATCTCGGACGAATGTCCGGTGGGCAAGGGCCTTTTGGGACATCGAGTGGGCGAATCGGTGGAAATCGAAGTGCCCGACGGCGTCGTCACCTTCGACGTATTAGAGATATCCAAGTAA
- a CDS encoding murein hydrolase activator EnvC family protein gives MSFKKKKVLRILGLLTAISVLTATVPMTGFSVTESSLNQQIQKLDDQIKEKEQKLQEIRDQQGETKAYQEVLQGLVNDSMARIDNLAAQMDQQDAEIASLDDKISTLDAEIQAFSEEINQNEQRKQQLEDELLQKEKDIEESYDVFGQRVRAMYMTGNASLLTQLLNATDYADFLYRSQVVKSISDHDQQLIDDIRRQADEIQSTKDEIEQTVREINDKKKQSEDKRAEQEQARSDVQAKRDESAVLMDQYNAEQDELSARAEENRLLLAQLEGDESAALTNISDLKGDKSEAEQDLADLQKPVETPSEGGSTGGSSSGGSGSSGGGGSDSGSGGSSGGSSSSGSETPAPPASSAKFIWPTPNYAGLKYITSYFGNRNDPFTGELKGHGAIDISGAGIYRTPIVAAESGTVVKAASGNTGYGNHVIIDHGVDSSDGNRYYTLYGHCSSLAVSVGQTVSQGQVIGYVGSTGYSTGPHLHFEVRKGANNSASRVNPLLYLPT, from the coding sequence ATGTCATTTAAAAAGAAGAAGGTGCTTCGCATTTTGGGCTTGCTGACGGCCATATCGGTGTTGACCGCTACGGTACCTATGACCGGTTTCAGCGTGACTGAGTCCAGCCTCAATCAACAGATCCAGAAGCTGGACGATCAAATCAAAGAGAAGGAACAAAAACTCCAGGAAATCCGAGATCAGCAGGGCGAAACCAAAGCCTATCAGGAGGTATTGCAGGGCCTTGTCAACGACTCTATGGCCCGTATCGACAATCTGGCGGCCCAGATGGACCAACAGGATGCTGAGATCGCTTCTTTGGACGACAAAATTTCTACGTTGGATGCTGAGATCCAGGCATTCAGCGAAGAAATCAATCAGAATGAACAGCGTAAACAGCAGCTGGAGGATGAGCTGCTTCAAAAAGAGAAGGATATTGAGGAATCCTATGATGTGTTCGGCCAGCGGGTGCGCGCCATGTATATGACCGGCAACGCTTCCCTCCTGACCCAACTGCTCAACGCCACCGATTACGCCGATTTCCTCTACCGGTCCCAGGTGGTCAAGAGCATCTCCGACCACGATCAGCAGCTCATCGACGACATCCGTCGTCAGGCGGACGAGATCCAGTCCACCAAAGATGAGATTGAACAGACCGTCCGAGAAATCAACGATAAAAAGAAACAGTCGGAAGACAAACGCGCTGAACAAGAACAGGCTCGTTCCGACGTGCAGGCAAAGCGGGATGAATCGGCTGTTTTGATGGACCAGTACAATGCCGAACAGGATGAACTCTCGGCCCGTGCGGAAGAAAACCGCCTGCTTCTGGCCCAGCTGGAAGGCGACGAGTCGGCCGCTCTCACCAACATCAGCGACTTAAAAGGCGACAAATCGGAAGCTGAACAAGATTTGGCTGATCTGCAAAAACCGGTTGAAACCCCGTCTGAAGGCGGGTCAACGGGAGGTTCCAGCAGTGGAGGCTCCGGCAGTTCCGGAGGCGGCGGATCGGACAGCGGTTCAGGCGGCTCCAGCGGCGGGTCAAGCAGCAGCGGATCTGAAACGCCTGCTCCTCCTGCTTCCAGTGCCAAGTTCATCTGGCCGACACCTAATTATGCAGGCCTGAAGTATATTACATCCTATTTTGGCAACCGCAACGATCCCTTTACCGGCGAGTTGAAGGGACACGGCGCCATTGATATTTCCGGCGCCGGCATCTACCGCACGCCCATTGTCGCGGCTGAAAGCGGTACGGTTGTCAAAGCGGCCAGCGGTAACACCGGCTACGGCAACCATGTCATCATCGACCACGGCGTGGACAGCAGCGACGGCAACCGGTACTACACCCTGTACGGCCACTGCAGTTCGTTGGCTGTGTCTGTGGGACAAACCGTCAGCCAGGGACAAGTCATCGGCTATGTGGGTTCCACCGGATACTCCACAGGCCCCCATCTCCACTTTGAAGTGCGCAAGGGAGCCAACAATTCCGCCAGCCGTGTCAATCCTCTTTTGTATCTCCCCACCTGA
- a CDS encoding PucR family transcriptional regulator encodes MSNRLFQGVVHQMRNAIDRAIGVIDESSVIIACSELGKIGESNEKFSPDALSGADLLLSDGYTYKAFSDVGKSDYAVFVEGTDELAGRYASILSVALNNIKQYYDEKYDRSNFIKNVILDNILPGDIYLKARELRFNAEVTRVVLLIRIINQTDISAYDVIQNLFPDKSKDFVINISENDIALIKEISPGIETKDLEKLARSIVDTLSGEFYTQSVVGIGTSVTGIKELARSFKEAQVALEVGKVFDTEKTIVSYDNLGIARLIYQLPTTLCEMFLREVFKKGSIESLDQETLFTIQRFFENNLNVSETSRKLFVHRNTLVYRLEKIKKLTGLDLREFDHAIVFKVALMVKKYLTANPIKY; translated from the coding sequence ATGTCGAATAGACTGTTCCAAGGTGTCGTCCATCAGATGCGCAACGCTATTGACCGCGCCATTGGTGTTATTGATGAATCTTCGGTCATTATCGCGTGCAGCGAGCTGGGCAAAATCGGCGAAAGCAACGAAAAGTTTTCCCCCGACGCCCTTTCCGGCGCCGATCTGCTATTGAGCGATGGCTATACCTATAAAGCGTTTAGCGATGTGGGAAAATCAGACTACGCCGTCTTTGTGGAAGGTACCGACGAGCTTGCCGGCCGTTACGCCTCCATCCTCAGCGTGGCGCTCAACAACATCAAACAGTATTACGACGAAAAGTACGACCGCAGCAACTTCATTAAAAACGTCATTTTGGATAACATCCTTCCTGGCGATATTTATCTGAAGGCCCGTGAACTCCGCTTTAACGCCGAAGTTACCCGGGTGGTGCTGCTCATCCGCATCATCAACCAGACCGATATCTCGGCTTACGACGTCATCCAGAACCTGTTCCCGGACAAGTCCAAGGATTTTGTCATCAACATCAGTGAAAATGACATTGCCCTCATCAAGGAGATCTCTCCCGGCATCGAAACCAAGGATCTGGAAAAGCTGGCCCGCTCCATTGTGGACACACTGAGCGGCGAGTTCTACACCCAGTCGGTTGTGGGAATCGGCACCAGCGTCACCGGCATCAAGGAGCTGGCCCGTTCCTTTAAGGAGGCCCAGGTCGCCTTGGAAGTGGGCAAGGTATTCGACACAGAAAAAACCATTGTCAGCTACGATAATCTGGGCATTGCCCGCCTCATTTATCAGCTGCCCACCACATTGTGTGAAATGTTCCTGAGGGAAGTCTTTAAGAAGGGTTCCATTGAGTCCCTGGACCAGGAAACCCTCTTTACCATCCAGCGTTTCTTCGAGAATAATCTTAACGTCTCGGAGACTTCGCGCAAATTATTTGTCCACCGCAATACTCTGGTCTATCGTCTGGAGAAGATCAAAAAACTCACCGGCTTGGATCTGCGGGAATTCGACCATGCCATTGTATTCAAGGTGGCGCTGATGGTTAAAAAATACCTGACTGCCAATCCGATTAAGTATTAA
- a CDS encoding helix-turn-helix domain-containing protein, protein MLGKKIRALRLQKKMTQKEVVGDFITRNMLSQIESGTATPSMRTLEYLARVLDVPMFYLMEDEQPEDQTMPIAMLQKAKRAFRDGDYDACLASLQRVKEPFLEEANALRAKASLEKARILLRQGEFEQAKQLAEEAMQLNDQSIYGARSVKADAYLCMDEATNEGWDYYMQYRSALETPYSNAHVSMINAEMFLNQGKVEQARIMLDALSGGDYDHCMLDAGRVRLLQARVAMAKEQWEEALSLCHEAEELWEQAPHHAQRALLYQCMEQCAMKLDDYKSAHHYASMRISLLTKGLPSDGSHEAEKQE, encoded by the coding sequence ATGTTGGGGAAAAAGATCCGCGCCCTGCGGCTGCAGAAGAAGATGACCCAAAAGGAAGTGGTAGGGGATTTCATCACCCGCAACATGCTCAGTCAGATCGAGAGCGGAACGGCGACGCCGTCCATGCGGACGCTTGAGTATTTGGCCAGGGTGCTGGACGTACCCATGTTTTACCTCATGGAGGATGAACAACCAGAGGATCAAACCATGCCGATCGCCATGCTGCAAAAGGCAAAAAGGGCCTTTCGTGACGGCGATTATGACGCCTGTCTTGCCAGCCTGCAAAGGGTGAAAGAACCTTTTTTGGAAGAGGCCAATGCGCTGAGAGCCAAAGCCAGCTTGGAAAAAGCCCGGATCCTGCTGCGGCAAGGGGAATTTGAACAGGCAAAGCAATTAGCTGAAGAGGCCATGCAGCTCAACGATCAGAGCATCTATGGAGCTCGATCGGTCAAAGCCGATGCATACCTTTGTATGGACGAAGCCACCAATGAGGGGTGGGACTACTACATGCAGTATCGTTCGGCCCTCGAGACCCCGTATTCCAACGCCCATGTGTCCATGATCAACGCCGAGATGTTTCTTAATCAAGGGAAGGTGGAACAGGCGCGCATCATGCTGGATGCTCTATCGGGCGGGGACTACGACCACTGTATGCTGGATGCCGGACGAGTACGACTGTTGCAGGCCAGGGTGGCCATGGCAAAGGAACAGTGGGAGGAGGCGCTTTCGCTCTGCCACGAGGCGGAAGAACTGTGGGAACAAGCGCCGCATCACGCCCAAAGAGCGCTTTTGTATCAATGCATGGAACAGTGCGCCATGAAGCTGGACGATTATAAGAGTGCCCATCACTATGCATCCATGCGTATCTCATTGCTCACCAAAGGGCTGCCGTCGGATGGATCCCATGAGGCGGAGAAACAAGAATAA
- the ilvD gene encoding dihydroxy-acid dehydratase, with the protein MRSDNMKAGPTRAPHRSLLKALGLTDAEIGRPFVAVVNSWSDYIPGHTHLRDISEAVKAGIRNAGGVPFEFNTIGVCDGLSMNHVGMKYSLASRELIADSIEVMLTAHPLDAIVFIPNCDKIVPAMLMAACRMNLPSIFVSGGPMAPGSDGQRRMGLSEMFEAVGSHAAGKITDAQLYELENSACPTCGSCSGMYTANSMNCLTEAIGMALPGNGTIPATSSARKRLAKTAGERVMELLKEDIKPSDILTPHAFENALRSDMALGCSSNTVLHLTAIAHEAGVPMDMGYIDTISRGTPQLCKLNPAGSTFISDLNEVGGIQSVLKELSNADLLHTDCLTVNGTVSDRIRVAPDADGTIIRTLQNPHRPDGGIAVLFGNLAEEGAVVKQGAVAPEMMQHTGPARCFGCEEDASAAILGGKINAGDVVVIRYEGPKGGPGMREMLAPTSALAGMGLDSSVALITDGRFSGATRGAAVGHVSPEAAAGGTIALVQEGDSIQVDIKNRKLNLLVDDAELDARRAQWQAPKKELKGYIKRYAQLVTSGSKGAVFQD; encoded by the coding sequence ATGCGCAGTGATAACATGAAAGCCGGCCCGACTCGTGCGCCGCATCGTTCCCTTTTGAAGGCGCTCGGCCTGACCGATGCTGAAATCGGACGTCCCTTTGTGGCGGTCGTTAACTCCTGGAGTGACTACATTCCGGGCCACACCCATCTTCGCGATATCAGTGAGGCGGTTAAGGCCGGCATCCGCAACGCCGGCGGCGTCCCCTTCGAGTTTAACACCATCGGCGTATGCGACGGCCTCTCTATGAACCATGTGGGTATGAAGTATTCCCTGGCTTCCCGGGAGCTGATCGCCGATTCCATCGAGGTCATGCTGACCGCCCATCCATTGGACGCCATTGTGTTTATCCCCAACTGCGATAAAATCGTCCCGGCCATGCTGATGGCCGCTTGTCGGATGAACCTGCCCAGCATCTTCGTCAGCGGCGGCCCCATGGCCCCCGGTTCCGACGGCCAAAGACGCATGGGCCTTTCGGAGATGTTTGAAGCGGTGGGCAGCCATGCCGCCGGCAAAATCACCGACGCTCAGCTCTATGAACTGGAGAATTCCGCCTGCCCCACCTGCGGCTCCTGCTCGGGTATGTACACCGCCAATTCCATGAACTGCCTGACCGAGGCCATCGGCATGGCCCTGCCGGGCAACGGTACCATCCCGGCCACCTCATCGGCACGCAAACGTCTGGCTAAGACAGCCGGTGAACGGGTCATGGAACTGCTTAAAGAAGATATTAAGCCTTCCGATATCCTGACGCCCCATGCTTTTGAAAACGCCCTGCGTTCGGATATGGCTTTGGGCTGTTCGTCCAATACCGTGCTGCACCTGACGGCCATCGCCCATGAAGCCGGCGTACCCATGGACATGGGATACATCGACACCATCAGCCGCGGTACGCCTCAGCTGTGCAAGCTCAATCCAGCCGGTTCCACCTTTATCAGCGACCTCAACGAAGTGGGCGGCATCCAGTCGGTGCTCAAGGAACTGTCTAACGCCGATCTGCTCCACACCGATTGCCTCACCGTCAACGGCACAGTATCAGACCGCATCCGTGTCGCCCCAGACGCCGACGGCACCATCATCCGCACCCTTCAAAATCCCCATCGTCCCGACGGTGGCATTGCCGTGCTGTTCGGCAATCTGGCTGAGGAGGGCGCTGTGGTCAAACAGGGCGCCGTGGCCCCTGAGATGATGCAGCACACCGGTCCAGCCCGCTGCTTTGGCTGCGAAGAGGACGCTTCCGCAGCCATTTTGGGCGGAAAGATCAACGCCGGCGACGTCGTTGTCATCCGCTATGAGGGTCCCAAAGGCGGCCCGGGTATGCGCGAAATGCTGGCTCCCACCTCCGCATTGGCCGGTATGGGACTGGATTCTTCGGTTGCGCTCATCACCGACGGCCGTTTCTCCGGTGCCACCCGTGGCGCGGCTGTGGGCCATGTCTCCCCGGAGGCCGCGGCCGGCGGCACCATCGCCCTGGTGCAGGAAGGCGATTCCATCCAAGTGGATATCAAAAACCGCAAACTGAATCTCCTGGTGGACGATGCTGAACTAGACGCCCGCCGCGCCCAGTGGCAAGCCCCCAAAAAGGAACTGAAGGGTTACATCAAACGGTATGCCCAATTGGTGACCTCCGGCTCCAAGGGCGCTGTGTTCCAAGATTAA